In the genome of Nocardia sp. NBC_00416, one region contains:
- a CDS encoding ribose-5-phosphate isomerase, which yields MRVYLGADHAGFELKNAVKDHLKQAGHEVVDCGALVYDALDDYPAFCIEAARRTVADPGSLGLVFGGSGNGEQIAANKVPGARCALAWSVETAQLARQHNNAQLIGIGGRMHSRDEALAIVDAFLETPWSDEERHQRRIDILATYEKTGEPPALPAN from the coding sequence ATGCGCGTATACCTCGGTGCCGATCACGCTGGTTTCGAACTGAAGAACGCCGTCAAGGACCATCTGAAGCAGGCCGGTCACGAGGTCGTCGACTGTGGCGCCCTGGTCTACGACGCGCTGGACGACTATCCCGCCTTCTGCATCGAGGCGGCCCGGCGTACCGTCGCCGACCCGGGCAGTCTGGGACTGGTGTTCGGGGGTAGCGGTAACGGCGAGCAGATCGCCGCCAACAAGGTCCCCGGCGCGCGGTGCGCCCTGGCCTGGAGCGTCGAAACCGCCCAGCTGGCGCGTCAGCACAACAACGCGCAGCTCATCGGTATCGGTGGCCGGATGCATTCCCGGGACGAGGCGCTGGCGATCGTCGACGCGTTCCTGGAGACCCCGTGGTCGGACGAGGAGCGCCACCAGCGGCGGATCGATATCCTCGCGACCTACGAGAAGACCGGCGAACCGCCCGCGCTGCCCGCCAACTGA
- a CDS encoding Fpg/Nei family DNA glycosylase produces the protein MPEGHTLHRLARRHEQRLAGAVVRASSPQGKFEAGAARVDGRILLRSEAWGKHLLHEYEGEIFVHVHLGLYGTFTESELPMPEPVGQVRMRLAGTGRDGGGFGTDLRGPTACEVLTPPEVTALVARLGPDPLRPDADPDRAWERIRRSRRTIGSLLLDQRAIAGVGNVYRAEVLFRHGISPDRPGREVTAAEWSALWADLVDLMRVGVRRGKMHVVRPEHDHGAPSYAPDRPRTYVYRRAGEACRCCAEPVRHTVLEGRNLFWCARCQPA, from the coding sequence GTGCCGGAAGGTCATACCCTGCATCGTCTGGCCCGTCGGCACGAACAGCGACTGGCCGGCGCGGTGGTGCGGGCGTCGAGTCCGCAGGGAAAGTTCGAGGCGGGCGCCGCCCGGGTGGACGGGCGGATCCTGCTGCGGTCCGAGGCGTGGGGCAAACATCTGCTGCACGAATACGAGGGCGAGATCTTCGTCCATGTCCATCTCGGGTTGTACGGCACATTCACCGAATCGGAGCTGCCGATGCCCGAGCCGGTGGGGCAGGTGCGGATGCGACTCGCGGGAACCGGCCGCGACGGTGGCGGATTCGGCACCGATCTGCGTGGTCCCACTGCCTGTGAGGTCTTGACGCCGCCGGAGGTGACGGCGCTCGTCGCCCGCCTCGGCCCCGACCCGCTGCGGCCGGATGCCGACCCGGATCGGGCGTGGGAGCGGATCCGCCGTTCGCGGCGCACGATCGGGTCCCTGCTCCTGGATCAGCGGGCGATCGCCGGGGTCGGCAATGTCTACCGCGCGGAAGTGCTCTTCCGGCACGGGATCTCGCCGGACCGGCCGGGGCGCGAAGTCACCGCCGCCGAATGGTCGGCGTTGTGGGCCGATCTGGTCGACCTCATGCGGGTGGGTGTCCGTCGGGGAAAGATGCACGTGGTGCGGCCCGAACACGATCACGGCGCGCCGTCCTACGCCCCGGACCGGCCGCGCACATATGTCTATCGGCGGGCCGGCGAAGCATGCCGGTGCTGCGCCGAACCGGTGCGGCACACAGTGCTGGAGGGCCGGAACCTGTTCTGGTGCGCGCGGTGCCAGCCGGCCTGA
- a CDS encoding diguanylate cyclase domain-containing protein: MTAESRPPVRSTAREWALAAGAQYDADITAAEIEPVLVEILEQLLDLTISDPFPIRAARRLGARLCAEPLHQVRMLALVTRTLLGFPAGPRGSLVATQWPLVASQAIDSYAQALQELALARQKKNFSDEATQRVREFAALQQRLEHEATHDALTGLANRTLLRKRVRMMAEHSERGVGLLVVDLDRFKQINDSYGHAVGDEVLVELAKRLREVAPTGAVVCRYGGDEFVLAAGMADNSVAELAHDIVIALNDSVWSSAGPVPVSASVGTTYAPPEDRSELAELLRRADQAMYSAKTAGGHRYAGAETCATVVEAVDAAVAG; the protein is encoded by the coding sequence ATGACCGCTGAGAGTCGGCCACCGGTACGTTCCACCGCCCGGGAATGGGCGTTGGCCGCCGGTGCGCAATACGACGCGGATATCACCGCGGCGGAGATCGAACCCGTTCTCGTCGAAATCCTCGAACAACTACTCGACCTCACCATTTCCGATCCCTTTCCGATCCGTGCCGCGCGCCGGCTCGGGGCCCGGCTCTGCGCCGAGCCGCTGCACCAGGTACGGATGCTGGCACTGGTGACGCGGACCCTGCTGGGATTTCCGGCCGGTCCACGCGGATCGCTGGTGGCTACGCAGTGGCCGCTGGTAGCCAGTCAGGCCATCGACAGCTACGCCCAGGCACTGCAGGAGCTGGCCCTGGCCCGGCAGAAGAAGAACTTCTCCGACGAAGCCACGCAGCGGGTCCGCGAATTCGCCGCGCTGCAGCAGCGGCTGGAGCACGAGGCCACCCACGACGCCCTGACGGGGCTGGCCAACCGCACCCTGCTGCGCAAGCGGGTGCGCATGATGGCCGAACACTCGGAGCGGGGTGTGGGCCTGCTGGTGGTGGACCTGGACCGGTTCAAGCAGATCAATGACAGCTACGGTCACGCGGTGGGCGACGAGGTACTCGTCGAGCTGGCGAAACGGCTACGTGAGGTGGCGCCGACCGGAGCGGTGGTGTGCCGCTACGGCGGGGACGAGTTCGTCCTGGCGGCCGGTATGGCGGACAACTCGGTGGCCGAACTCGCCCACGACATCGTGATCGCCCTGAACGATTCCGTATGGTCCTCGGCCGGACCGGTACCGGTATCGGCCAGTGTCGGCACAACCTACGCGCCGCCGGAAGACCGCAGCGAACTCGCGGAACTGCTCCGCCGCGCCGACCAGGCGATGTACTCGGCGAAAACCGCCGGCGGGCACCGCTATGCCGGGGCGGAGACCTGCGCCACCGTCGTCGAGGCCGTCGACGCGGCCGTCGCCGGCTGA
- a CDS encoding MerR family transcriptional regulator, with amino-acid sequence MAGESEYTIDELARAAETTVRSVRVYHERGLLPSPDVRGRIGYYGSDHLNRLQTISRLLGRGMKLNGIRELLSAWDRGDGLGDVLGVTDQTMSVSRPAPSGPPQPEPEEPVHELPDYLQQALAASDDPFDVYRVTNPRCSDLATRLSDAGLPAAATFHMVERLRADCDRIADRYAAEIFYVLAGQSYEQSERNPKDRTKLETDLAIARLIVTRAASELVDQAFGRRAELPTPEVEIARPRPGQQSAAATNGKQPTRSHI; translated from the coding sequence ATGGCTGGCGAATCCGAGTACACGATCGACGAGCTGGCGCGGGCTGCCGAGACCACCGTGCGCAGCGTCCGCGTGTACCACGAGCGTGGGCTGCTGCCCTCGCCCGATGTCCGTGGTCGGATCGGTTACTACGGGTCGGACCACCTCAATCGGTTGCAGACCATCAGCCGCTTGCTCGGCCGCGGGATGAAACTGAACGGCATCCGGGAGCTGCTCTCCGCCTGGGACCGCGGCGACGGGCTCGGGGATGTCCTCGGCGTCACCGACCAGACCATGAGCGTCTCTCGGCCGGCTCCGTCCGGCCCGCCGCAACCCGAGCCGGAAGAACCGGTCCACGAACTACCCGACTACCTCCAGCAGGCGCTGGCCGCCAGCGACGACCCCTTCGACGTCTACCGGGTCACCAATCCGCGCTGCAGCGATCTGGCCACCCGGCTCTCCGACGCAGGTCTGCCCGCCGCCGCCACCTTCCACATGGTGGAACGACTGCGCGCGGACTGCGACCGCATCGCCGACCGCTACGCGGCCGAGATCTTCTACGTACTGGCCGGCCAGTCCTACGAGCAGTCCGAACGAAACCCCAAGGACCGCACCAAACTGGAAACCGATCTGGCCATCGCCCGGCTCATCGTCACGCGGGCCGCCTCCGAACTGGTCGACCAGGCTTTCGGCCGGCGTGCCGAACTCCCCACACCGGAGGTGGAGATCGCCCGTCCCCGTCCCGGGCAGCAGAGTGCGGCAGCCACCAATGGGAAACAACCGACACGCTCTCATATATGA